One segment of Bernardetia sp. DNA contains the following:
- the rplX gene encoding 50S ribosomal protein L24 produces the protein MKKKNTQKSVKLHVKRGDNVIVIAGNHKGEQGTITEVKVKEQRVIVEGLNMVKKHIKPSANNPEGGIIEMEAPIHISNVAHVDAKSGTATRIGRKKDENGKLVRYSKKSGEII, from the coding sequence ATGAAAAAGAAAAACACTCAAAAATCTGTCAAACTTCATGTAAAGAGGGGAGACAACGTAATCGTAATTGCGGGCAACCACAAAGGCGAACAAGGAACAATTACTGAAGTAAAAGTTAAAGAGCAACGTGTAATTGTAGAAGGTTTGAATATGGTAAAAAAGCATATCAAGCCGTCTGCAAACAATCCAGAAGGTGGTATCATCGAAATGGAAGCTCCTATTCACATCAGCAACGTAGCACATGTAGATGCTAAATCTGGTACTGCAACACGTATCGGACGTAAGAAAGATGAGAACGGTAAACTTGTTCGTTATTCTAAAAAAAGTGGTGAAATTATTTAA
- the rplE gene encoding 50S ribosomal protein L5 — translation MATPRLKDKYFNEVVPALKDKFEFKSVMRVARLQKICINSGVGKAVSDKKLIDTAVEEISTIAGQRAVPTYSKKAISNFKLREDMPIGVRVTLRGDQMYEFLDRLITVSMPRVRDFKGISDKGFDGRGNYTLGVKEQIIFPEISIDKVKQITGMDITFVTTAQTDEEGLALLKELGMPFRS, via the coding sequence ATGGCAACACCTCGTTTAAAAGATAAATACTTCAATGAAGTAGTTCCTGCTCTAAAAGACAAATTTGAGTTTAAATCAGTCATGAGAGTGGCTCGTTTACAAAAAATTTGTATTAATAGTGGAGTTGGAAAAGCTGTCTCAGACAAGAAACTCATCGATACTGCCGTAGAAGAAATTTCTACTATCGCTGGACAACGTGCTGTACCGACATACTCTAAGAAAGCTATCTCGAACTTTAAACTTCGTGAAGATATGCCGATTGGTGTGCGTGTAACACTTAGAGGCGATCAGATGTATGAATTCTTAGACCGTTTGATAACAGTTTCAATGCCTCGTGTACGTGACTTCAAAGGTATTAGTGATAAAGGCTTTGATGGTCGTGGAAACTACACTTTGGGCGTGAAAGAACAAATTATATTCCCTGAAATTTCGATCGATAAAGTGAAGCAAATTACAGGAATGGATATTACTTTTGTTACTACTGCTCAAACTGATGAGGAAGGATTGGCTCTTTTGAAAGAACTTGGTATGCCTTTTCGCAGCTAA
- the rpsN gene encoding 30S ribosomal protein S14, giving the protein MAKSSMIARERKRQKLVDKYAEKRAELKKRAKEGDIEAQIALDKLPKDASPVRLHNRCRLTGRPRGYMRRFGICRVVFREMANDGKIPGVTKSSW; this is encoded by the coding sequence ATGGCTAAATCATCGATGATTGCACGTGAGCGTAAACGCCAAAAGTTGGTAGATAAATATGCTGAAAAACGTGCAGAATTAAAAAAACGTGCAAAAGAAGGAGATATTGAAGCACAAATCGCTTTAGATAAGCTTCCAAAGGATGCTTCTCCAGTTCGTTTGCACAATCGTTGCCGTTTGACGGGTCGCCCTCGTGGCTACATGCGCCGTTTTGGTATCTGTCGTGTTGTTTTTAGAGAAATGGCTAACGATGGAAAAATACCAGGTGTAACAAAATCAAGCTGGTAA
- the rpsH gene encoding 30S ribosomal protein S8: MTTDPIADYLTRLRNAIKANHRIVEVPASKLKKEMTKILYDKGYIQGYKFVDAPVGASIKIALKYHPATRTPAITHLERVSKPGLRQYRKSDELPRVLNGLGIAVISTSHGVMTDKEARSSNVGGEVLCYVY; encoded by the coding sequence ATGACAACGGATCCTATTGCAGACTATCTGACTAGACTCAGAAACGCAATCAAAGCTAATCATAGAATTGTAGAAGTTCCAGCTTCAAAATTGAAGAAGGAAATGACTAAAATTTTGTATGATAAAGGCTATATACAAGGCTATAAATTTGTAGATGCACCAGTAGGAGCTTCTATCAAAATAGCATTAAAGTATCATCCTGCTACTCGTACTCCTGCTATCACGCACTTAGAGCGTGTAAGTAAGCCAGGTTTGCGTCAGTACCGTAAGTCTGATGAATTACCTCGTGTACTCAATGGATTGGGTATCGCTGTAATCTCAACTTCACACGGTGTTATGACTGACAAAGAGGCAAGAAGTAGCAACGTAGGAGGAGAAGTACTTTGTTACGTATATTAA
- the rplF gene encoding 50S ribosomal protein L6, producing the protein MSRIGKNPVTIPSGVTINVSDNTIKVKGAKGELTRTIDPRISVKEEDGKLVFERSNEEKQTRAMHGLYRALVQNMVQGVSEGYKTQLELVGVGYKAEAKGQILELNLGYSHNIFMQIPKEVSVSTEMLKGQNPKVTLESSDKELLGHITAKIRSLRKTEPYKGKGVRFVGEQIRRKAGKSAGK; encoded by the coding sequence ATGTCACGAATTGGTAAAAACCCAGTTACTATCCCTAGTGGAGTAACTATTAACGTTTCGGACAACACCATCAAAGTAAAAGGTGCAAAAGGCGAGCTTACTCGTACGATTGACCCTAGAATTTCTGTAAAAGAAGAAGATGGAAAGTTGGTTTTTGAGCGTTCTAACGAAGAAAAACAAACTCGTGCTATGCATGGTTTATACCGTGCTTTGGTACAGAATATGGTTCAAGGCGTATCTGAAGGTTACAAGACTCAATTGGAGCTTGTAGGTGTAGGATACAAAGCAGAAGCAAAAGGACAAATTCTTGAGCTGAACTTGGGTTACTCACACAATATCTTTATGCAAATTCCTAAAGAAGTTAGTGTAAGTACTGAGATGCTAAAAGGTCAGAACCCTAAAGTTACCTTAGAATCTAGCGACAAAGAATTACTCGGACACATTACTGCTAAAATACGCTCACTTCGTAAGACTGAGCCGTACAAAGGTAAAGGTGTACGCTTTGTGGGCGAACAGATTCGTCGTAAGGCTGGTAAGAGCGCAGGTAAATAA